From a region of the Rhodococcus sp. 4CII genome:
- a CDS encoding MerR family transcriptional regulator — protein MTAVRQQQAQSGMSIGSVLDRLRPDFPDVTISKIRFLEAEGLISPQRTPSGYRRFSIADCERLRYVLTAQRDQYLPLKVIKEQLEAIDRGVATVGAGDSSPRRPRTLTVAPGEVSPEEFLTDREVRISRDDLIARAGIDEKFLGELTRGGLVVPGPAGFFDEDAVTLARTARAMSEFGLEVRHLRAFKLAADREAGLVAQIAGPVAKGRDAGARDRAEEMVRELAALSLTLHTCLVKSAVRGALDR, from the coding sequence ATGACCGCGGTGCGGCAGCAGCAGGCGCAGTCGGGGATGTCGATCGGCTCGGTGCTGGATCGACTGCGCCCCGATTTTCCTGATGTGACGATCTCGAAGATCCGATTCCTCGAAGCCGAGGGTCTCATCAGCCCGCAGCGCACTCCCTCGGGGTATCGGCGTTTCTCGATCGCCGACTGTGAACGACTGCGTTACGTCCTTACCGCGCAGCGCGATCAGTATCTGCCGCTGAAGGTCATCAAGGAGCAACTCGAGGCCATCGACAGGGGTGTGGCCACGGTCGGCGCCGGCGATTCGTCGCCGCGCCGGCCGCGGACGCTCACCGTGGCGCCCGGCGAGGTGTCGCCGGAGGAGTTCCTCACCGACCGCGAGGTGCGGATCAGCCGCGACGACCTGATCGCGCGGGCCGGGATCGACGAGAAGTTCCTCGGCGAACTGACCCGTGGGGGACTGGTCGTTCCCGGACCGGCGGGGTTCTTCGACGAGGACGCAGTGACACTGGCGCGCACCGCGAGGGCCATGTCCGAGTTCGGGCTCGAGGTGCGGCATCTGCGTGCGTTCAAACTGGCGGCCGACCGTGAGGCCGGGTTGGTCGCGCAGATCGCCGGGCCGGTGGCCAAGGGCCGCGACGCCGGTGCGCGGGATCGCGCCGAGGAGATGGTGCGCGAACTCGCCGCGTTGTCCCTCACGTTGCACACGTGCCTGGTGAAGTCGGCAGTCCGGGGTGCGCTCGATCGGTAA
- a CDS encoding long-chain fatty acid--CoA ligase, translated as MRLTDYLDKGASLGPAAPCLTMGDRTLTYADVQHLSRRVAAALARSGIAPGDTVAILSGNDPTAFSCVFGISRAGAVWCPINPRNEAAENRDLLDLFDCRCLIFQKAFAPLVDRIRDQLPLLTTFVCLGGDEDYAHSFDDWLGTDLLDADPVDDLAMIVGTGGTTGRPKGVMLTDRNIETMSALTLMSYPFEGRPVYLALAPLTHAAGVLCFPILTLGGQVVIMPSPDLGQFLAHIGRERVTHTFLPPTLIYMLLDHPDLQNTELGSLQCFWYGAAPISPTRLEEAMTRIGPVMAQLFGQSEAPMMIATMAPKDHFHADGSVATTRLSSAGRPSPLVTVAIMDGQGTLLPAGERGEVVVRSSLVMRGYYKNPVATQEASAHGWHHTGDIGYLDDDNFLYIVDRAKDMIITGGFNVYSVEVEQALMAYPGVQDCGVIGLPDEKWGERVVAVVQSRADSQIAADELTAFVKARIGSVKTPKEILVWPDLPRSKLGKVLKNEIKQQLLG; from the coding sequence ATGCGCTTGACCGACTACCTCGACAAGGGTGCCTCGCTCGGTCCAGCGGCGCCGTGCCTGACAATGGGCGACCGCACACTGACGTACGCGGACGTCCAGCACCTGAGCCGCCGCGTCGCGGCGGCTCTGGCGCGGTCGGGGATCGCCCCGGGCGACACGGTCGCCATCCTGTCCGGCAACGACCCGACCGCGTTCTCCTGCGTGTTCGGGATCAGCCGGGCGGGGGCGGTGTGGTGCCCGATCAATCCGAGGAACGAGGCGGCGGAGAATCGGGATCTGCTCGACCTCTTCGACTGTCGCTGCCTGATCTTCCAGAAAGCGTTCGCGCCCTTGGTCGATCGGATTCGCGACCAGTTGCCGTTGTTGACGACGTTCGTGTGTCTGGGCGGTGACGAGGACTACGCCCACTCGTTCGACGACTGGCTGGGCACGGACCTCCTCGACGCCGATCCCGTCGACGACCTCGCCATGATCGTCGGGACGGGCGGGACCACGGGTCGGCCGAAGGGGGTGATGCTCACCGACCGGAACATCGAGACCATGTCCGCGCTGACCTTGATGAGCTACCCGTTCGAGGGCAGACCCGTGTATCTCGCCCTCGCGCCGCTGACGCACGCGGCCGGTGTCTTGTGCTTTCCGATCCTCACACTCGGCGGGCAGGTGGTCATCATGCCCTCGCCCGACCTGGGGCAGTTCCTCGCCCACATCGGCCGGGAACGCGTCACCCACACCTTCCTGCCGCCGACCCTGATCTACATGCTGCTCGACCACCCCGACCTGCAGAACACGGAATTGGGTTCGCTGCAATGCTTCTGGTACGGCGCGGCGCCGATCTCGCCGACACGGCTCGAGGAAGCGATGACCCGGATCGGGCCCGTGATGGCCCAACTGTTCGGGCAGAGCGAGGCGCCGATGATGATCGCGACCATGGCGCCGAAGGATCATTTCCACGCGGACGGCTCGGTCGCGACCACCCGGCTGAGCTCCGCGGGCAGGCCCTCCCCGCTGGTCACGGTTGCGATCATGGACGGGCAGGGGACGCTGCTCCCGGCCGGCGAGCGGGGCGAGGTGGTGGTGCGCAGCTCACTCGTCATGAGGGGGTATTACAAGAATCCCGTTGCGACGCAGGAGGCGTCGGCACACGGCTGGCATCACACGGGCGACATCGGGTATCTCGACGACGACAACTTCCTGTACATCGTCGACCGGGCCAAGGACATGATCATCACCGGCGGATTCAACGTCTACTCCGTCGAGGTGGAACAGGCGCTCATGGCCTACCCCGGGGTGCAGGACTGCGGCGTGATCGGGCTTCCCGACGAGAAGTGGGGGGAACGTGTCGTTGCCGTCGTCCAGTCGCGGGCCGATTCGCAGATCGCGGCCGACGAACTCACGGCGTTCGTGAAGGCACGCATCGGCAGCGTGAAGACCCCGAAAGAGATCCTGGTCTGGCCCGATCTGCCCAGGTCCAAACTCGGGAAGGTCCTCAAGAACGAGATCAAGCAGCAACTGCTCGGGTAG
- a CDS encoding MerR family transcriptional regulator, translating into MGDRPQENALNLAPGDVVAEPEFSSEEIQPGLFPDDSVPDDLVGYRVPIACQIAGITYRQLDYWARTSLVVPSIRGAAGSGSQRLYSFKDILVLKIVKRLLDTGISLQNIRVAVDHLRKRGVRDLAKITLFSDGTTVYECTSAEEVVDLLQGGQGVFGIAVSGAMRELTGTIADFPAERADGGDSEQSPEDELASRRKNRVSRKTG; encoded by the coding sequence GTGGGAGATCGGCCGCAGGAGAATGCGCTGAATCTTGCGCCCGGCGACGTCGTTGCCGAGCCCGAGTTCAGCTCCGAAGAGATCCAGCCGGGCCTCTTCCCGGACGATTCCGTGCCCGACGACCTCGTCGGATACCGCGTCCCCATCGCCTGCCAGATCGCGGGAATCACGTACCGCCAGCTCGATTACTGGGCGCGCACATCCCTCGTGGTGCCGTCCATTCGTGGCGCCGCGGGTTCGGGAAGCCAGCGGCTGTACTCGTTCAAAGACATCCTCGTCCTCAAGATCGTCAAGCGTCTGCTCGACACCGGAATATCCTTGCAGAACATTCGCGTGGCCGTCGACCACCTCCGGAAGCGCGGAGTGCGGGACTTGGCGAAGATCACACTCTTCTCGGACGGGACCACTGTCTACGAGTGCACGTCCGCCGAAGAGGTCGTCGATCTGCTGCAGGGCGGGCAGGGCGTGTTCGGCATCGCGGTCAGCGGTGCGATGCGCGAACTGACCGGCACCATCGCCGATTTCCCGGCCGAGCGGGCCGACGGCGGCGACAGTGAGCAGAGCCCGGAGGACGAACTGGCGTCGCGGCGCAAGAACCGCGTGAGCCGCAAGACGGGGTAG
- a CDS encoding SDR family NAD(P)-dependent oxidoreductase: MSVCDLAGRKALVTGGAKGLGAGMATALATAGAAVMIGDVLEDEGRATADSIGKSGVETGFVQLDVTDDGNWERAVAATMEQLGGLDLLVNNAGIEISSLVVDIDPADVRRMCDVNILGVALGLKHGLRAMRPGGVAGAGGSIVNVSSVAATIPFPGIAGYSATKSAVDRLTRVAAQESGKLGYGVRVNCVYPGLVATEMGLGLAADMERLGLWPSADAAVADVIGLTPLGRLGEVADIADTVVFLASDAARFVTGIGLPVDGGMGM; the protein is encoded by the coding sequence ATGAGCGTGTGTGATCTTGCAGGACGGAAAGCGCTGGTCACCGGGGGTGCGAAAGGTCTGGGGGCCGGCATGGCCACCGCACTCGCCACCGCCGGGGCGGCGGTGATGATCGGTGACGTCCTGGAGGACGAAGGGCGCGCGACTGCCGATTCCATCGGGAAGTCCGGTGTCGAGACCGGATTCGTACAACTCGACGTCACCGACGACGGCAACTGGGAGCGTGCCGTCGCTGCCACCATGGAGCAACTCGGCGGACTCGACCTCCTCGTCAACAACGCGGGCATCGAGATCTCGTCACTCGTGGTCGACATCGACCCCGCTGACGTCCGCCGGATGTGCGACGTGAACATCCTCGGTGTCGCACTCGGTCTGAAGCACGGCCTGCGCGCCATGCGTCCCGGGGGCGTTGCCGGTGCTGGCGGTTCGATCGTCAACGTCTCCTCGGTGGCCGCGACGATCCCGTTTCCCGGCATCGCCGGGTACTCCGCCACGAAGTCCGCCGTCGACCGCCTGACCCGGGTGGCGGCCCAGGAGTCCGGGAAACTCGGGTACGGCGTACGCGTGAACTGCGTGTACCCCGGGCTCGTCGCCACCGAGATGGGGCTCGGCCTGGCGGCGGACATGGAGAGGCTCGGACTGTGGCCCAGCGCCGACGCCGCGGTCGCCGACGTGATCGGCCTCACGCCACTCGGGCGACTCGGTGAGGTCGCGGACATCGCGGACACCGTCGTCTTCCTGGCCTCCGACGCCGCCCGTTTCGTCACCGGCATCGGCCTGCCGGTCGACGGTGGCATGGGCATGTAA
- a CDS encoding small basic family protein, whose translation MKAALKGGSAIYGVLALMVGIVLGVVFSPQVPDAVQPYLPIAVVAALDAVFGGLRAYLDEIFDSKVFVVSFVFNVLVAALIVWLGDQLGVGTQLSTAIVVVLGIRIFGNAAALRRRLFGA comes from the coding sequence ATGAAGGCAGCACTGAAGGGTGGATCCGCGATCTACGGGGTGCTCGCCCTGATGGTGGGCATCGTGCTGGGAGTGGTCTTCAGCCCGCAAGTGCCCGACGCGGTGCAGCCCTACCTGCCCATCGCCGTCGTCGCCGCCCTCGATGCGGTGTTCGGCGGATTGCGCGCGTACCTCGACGAGATCTTCGACTCGAAGGTGTTCGTCGTCTCGTTCGTGTTCAATGTGCTGGTGGCCGCTCTGATCGTGTGGCTCGGTGACCAACTCGGTGTCGGAACCCAGTTGTCGACCGCGATCGTCGTGGTGCTGGGCATCCGGATCTTCGGCAACGCGGCGGCGCTCCGGCGGCGCCTGTTCGGGGCGTGA
- a CDS encoding CDP-alcohol phosphatidyltransferase family protein — protein MNSVDRDTARSDRIVTVPNLLSVIRLLGVPLFVYLLLVTHSDGWALAILMISGFTDWLDGKLARILDQSSKLGALLDPFVDRLYVVTTLVTFVIRGFIPWWVAAILIVRDAVLALTLFIYRRRGLPPPDVMYLGKGATFLLMFALPMILAAHGDWSIATVAQPLGAALLIWGTVLYVWTGLLYTLNALTVARTVPVRGPGGDERGAE, from the coding sequence GTGAATTCGGTGGACCGGGACACTGCGCGGTCGGACCGGATCGTGACGGTCCCGAACCTCCTGAGCGTGATCCGGCTCCTCGGCGTGCCGTTGTTCGTGTACCTGCTGCTCGTCACCCACTCCGACGGTTGGGCGCTCGCGATCCTCATGATCAGCGGCTTCACCGACTGGCTCGACGGGAAACTGGCGCGAATCCTCGACCAGTCGTCGAAGCTGGGTGCGCTCCTCGACCCCTTCGTCGATCGCCTGTACGTGGTCACCACACTGGTCACGTTCGTCATCCGCGGCTTCATCCCGTGGTGGGTGGCCGCGATCCTGATCGTCCGCGACGCGGTGCTCGCGCTCACCCTGTTCATCTACCGCCGCCGCGGCCTGCCGCCCCCGGACGTCATGTATCTCGGCAAGGGCGCGACGTTCCTGCTGATGTTCGCGCTGCCGATGATCCTGGCGGCGCACGGTGACTGGAGTATCGCGACCGTGGCTCAACCGCTCGGCGCGGCTCTGCTGATCTGGGGCACGGTGCTGTACGTCTGGACCGGACTGCTCTACACCCTCAACGCGCTGACCGTCGCGCGCACCGTTCCCGTGCGAGGACCGGGCGGCGATGAACGCGGGGCCGAGTGA
- a CDS encoding SMP-30/gluconolactonase/LRE family protein — translation MTLFESLARKLDRTGVDPVAWHPPSPPPLTGVLAPNRLLDGIQRWALPTGEGPEDVAVDHDGRVVTGGNDGRIWRFDHDGTATELANTRGRPLGVEVLDDGRFLVCDAERGVLRVDEKGRVDVLADSAAGRPLVACNNSAVGRDGTVYFTDSSAHFTIADHRYDLLEHRGTGRLLRLDPRTGETDLLAEGLQFANGVGLASDESFVLVAETGSYQISRVDLTGPSQGRASVWAGNLPGIPDNMTSQTRGGLFWVALYSPRMRLLDMIAPYPTLRIVTANLPEAVQPDPEHAGWVIALDAEGRIVHSLRGGKGSYSPVTGVREHDGWLYLGSLSADAVARVRVPPSPGA, via the coding sequence GTGACCCTCTTCGAGTCTCTTGCCCGCAAGCTCGACCGCACCGGTGTCGACCCCGTCGCCTGGCATCCGCCGTCGCCGCCACCGCTGACCGGAGTTCTCGCTCCCAACCGGCTTCTCGACGGCATACAACGATGGGCTCTGCCCACGGGGGAAGGTCCCGAGGACGTGGCCGTCGATCACGACGGCCGGGTGGTCACGGGAGGCAACGACGGGCGGATCTGGCGGTTCGACCACGACGGCACGGCAACCGAACTCGCGAACACCCGCGGGCGGCCCCTCGGTGTCGAGGTACTCGACGACGGGCGGTTCCTGGTCTGCGACGCCGAACGCGGCGTGCTGAGGGTCGACGAGAAGGGGCGCGTAGACGTGCTCGCCGACTCCGCGGCCGGACGTCCGCTCGTGGCGTGCAACAATTCGGCGGTCGGCCGGGACGGGACCGTGTACTTCACCGACTCCTCCGCGCATTTCACGATCGCCGACCACCGCTACGACCTCCTCGAGCACCGGGGAACCGGTCGCCTCCTGCGGCTCGACCCGCGCACCGGGGAGACCGACCTCCTCGCCGAGGGACTGCAATTCGCCAACGGCGTCGGGTTGGCATCGGACGAATCGTTCGTCCTCGTCGCCGAGACCGGGTCCTACCAGATCTCCCGCGTCGACCTCACCGGCCCGTCGCAGGGCCGGGCCTCGGTGTGGGCCGGGAATCTGCCCGGCATCCCGGACAACATGACGTCGCAGACGCGCGGCGGGCTGTTCTGGGTGGCGCTCTACAGTCCGCGTATGAGACTGCTGGACATGATCGCGCCCTACCCCACGCTGCGCATCGTGACGGCGAACCTGCCGGAGGCCGTTCAACCGGATCCCGAGCATGCCGGCTGGGTGATCGCGCTCGACGCGGAGGGCAGGATCGTGCACAGCCTGCGCGGAGGTAAGGGGAGCTACTCACCCGTGACCGGGGTGCGGGAACACGACGGGTGGCTGTACCTGGGGAGTCTGTCCGCCGACGCCGTCGCGCGCGTCCGGGTCCCGCCATCGCCGGGCGCGTGA
- a CDS encoding DUF881 domain-containing protein: MSGHEGKHELHGDEPATSRRSHVVFALLAALLLGGLGIAIVTQVKNTGSGDTLDSASPADLLVVLDTLNQREAALRQEIAGLEQTLATLQQSGSSGAALDEAQARLTALSIQVGSAPATGPGVTLRITDPNKGVGSEVLLDLVQELRAAGAEAVQIQGADGAPIRIGVDSWVSGSPGGVSVDGRKIGAPYGVVAIGDPPTLAAALNIPGGVVDTVARSGGQLTIEQSQQVTISALREAKPRQYAQPGN; this comes from the coding sequence ATGAGCGGGCACGAAGGCAAGCACGAACTGCACGGGGACGAACCGGCGACGTCGCGGCGCTCGCACGTCGTCTTCGCGCTCCTGGCCGCGCTCCTGCTCGGCGGACTGGGAATTGCGATCGTGACGCAGGTGAAGAACACCGGATCCGGCGACACCCTCGACTCGGCGAGCCCCGCGGATCTGCTGGTCGTCCTGGACACCCTGAATCAACGCGAGGCGGCCCTGCGCCAGGAGATCGCGGGGCTGGAACAGACCTTGGCCACGTTGCAACAGAGCGGGAGTTCCGGAGCTGCGCTCGACGAGGCGCAGGCACGCCTGACGGCCCTGTCGATCCAGGTCGGAAGCGCACCGGCCACCGGCCCCGGCGTGACGCTGCGCATCACCGATCCCAACAAGGGGGTCGGCTCCGAGGTGCTGCTCGATCTCGTGCAGGAATTGCGCGCCGCCGGCGCCGAGGCCGTCCAGATCCAGGGCGCCGACGGCGCACCCATCCGGATCGGTGTCGACTCCTGGGTGTCGGGTTCGCCCGGCGGTGTGTCGGTGGACGGCCGGAAGATCGGCGCACCGTACGGCGTGGTCGCGATCGGTGATCCGCCCACTCTGGCGGCGGCCCTGAACATTCCCGGAGGGGTCGTAGACACCGTCGCGCGCAGCGGCGGCCAGCTGACGATCGAACAATCACAGCAGGTCACGATCTCCGCCTTGCGAGAGGCGAAACCTCGCCAATACGCTCAGCCCGGAAATTGA
- the gcvH gene encoding glycine cleavage system protein GcvH encodes MSELEIPADRRYTAEHEWVERTGPTTVRVGITDFAQSQLGDVVFVQLPAVDEDVTAGESFGEVESTKSVSDIYAPLTAKVVAANADLDGNPELVNSAPYGQGWLVELAVDDEATLDAALGDMLDAAGYGEIAAG; translated from the coding sequence GTGAGTGAGCTCGAAATCCCCGCCGATCGTCGGTACACCGCCGAACACGAGTGGGTCGAGCGGACGGGGCCCACGACGGTACGCGTCGGCATCACCGATTTCGCGCAGTCCCAACTCGGCGACGTCGTCTTCGTCCAGCTTCCGGCAGTCGACGAGGACGTGACGGCGGGCGAGTCGTTCGGCGAGGTGGAATCGACCAAGAGCGTCTCCGACATCTACGCCCCGCTGACGGCGAAAGTTGTTGCCGCCAACGCTGATCTGGACGGCAACCCGGAACTGGTGAACTCCGCCCCCTACGGGCAGGGGTGGCTGGTGGAACTCGCCGTCGACGACGAGGCGACCCTCGACGCGGCCCTCGGCGACATGCTGGACGCCGCCGGCTACGGCGAGATTGCGGCGGGCTGA
- a CDS encoding bifunctional nuclease family protein, with protein sequence MSEMHVIGVRVEQPQSQPVLLLRETDGERYLPIWIGQTEATAIALEQQGVEPARPLTHDLIKNLIEAFGRTLKEVRIVDLREGTFYADLVFDQNTRVSARPSDSIAIALRIGVPIFAEEAVLTEAGLVMPDEREDEVEKFKEFLESVSPDDFKATDG encoded by the coding sequence ATGAGCGAAATGCACGTGATCGGAGTTCGTGTCGAGCAGCCCCAAAGTCAGCCTGTTCTGCTGTTGCGTGAAACCGACGGCGAGCGGTACCTCCCCATCTGGATCGGTCAGACCGAGGCCACCGCGATCGCGCTCGAACAGCAGGGGGTCGAGCCGGCGCGCCCGCTGACCCACGACCTGATCAAGAACCTGATCGAAGCTTTCGGACGCACTCTGAAAGAGGTTCGCATCGTGGACCTCCGCGAGGGCACGTTCTATGCCGACCTCGTGTTCGACCAGAACACCCGGGTCTCTGCCCGGCCGTCCGATTCCATCGCCATCGCACTCCGGATCGGGGTGCCGATCTTCGCGGAAGAAGCGGTGCTCACCGAGGCCGGTCTGGTCATGCCGGACGAGCGCGAAGACGAGGTCGAGAAGTTCAAGGAATTCCTCGAGTCCGTGTCGCCGGACGATTTCAAGGCCACTGACGGCTAG
- the garA gene encoding glycogen accumulation regulator GarA — MSENGNDAVYGESPAETTSVFRADFLNELDSSSATQAPEAPVSGVEGLPAGSALLVVKRGPNAGSRFLLDQPTTSAGRHPDSDIFLDDVTVSRRHAEFRQEDDEFQVVDVGSLNGTYVNREPVDSAVLANGDEVQIGKFRLVFLTGPRTTAGGSQIGETSAGAGSQ; from the coding sequence GTGAGCGAGAACGGCAACGACGCGGTCTATGGGGAGTCGCCGGCGGAAACCACGTCGGTCTTCCGCGCGGACTTTCTCAATGAGCTCGACAGCTCCTCGGCAACGCAGGCTCCGGAGGCCCCGGTGTCGGGTGTGGAGGGACTGCCCGCGGGCTCTGCTCTGCTCGTCGTCAAGCGCGGCCCGAACGCGGGGTCGCGCTTTCTGCTCGACCAGCCGACGACGTCGGCGGGACGGCACCCCGACAGCGACATCTTCCTCGACGACGTGACGGTCAGCCGTCGTCATGCGGAGTTCCGCCAGGAGGACGACGAGTTCCAGGTTGTCGACGTCGGCAGCCTCAACGGCACCTACGTCAACCGGGAGCCGGTCGATTCGGCTGTGCTGGCCAATGGTGACGAGGTCCAGATCGGGAAGTTCAGGCTGGTCTTCCTGACCGGCCCCCGGACCACGGCCGGTGGTTCGCAGATCGGTGAGACGTCAGCTGGTGCGGGTAGCCAATGA
- a CDS encoding DUF881 domain-containing protein, with the protein MKRTDSGIRRNPMPSLLRSLMNDHLDPGYEGAAEDREQGHSRQTRVGRQVWIAIGALLVGLVLSVAYRQATERIPGTEQVRSELLGKVHDAEDRAGALAGTRDTLSGQADDARATALAGDARGAALLGELRGLEGDAALEAVHGPGLAVTLTDPAAKPNLSDSSQRSVGGKAVVLDRDLQSVVNSLWASGAEAIAVGDVRVGPSVTIRQAGGAMLVDNQPVFSPYVVSAIGPQGPMQTGFVVSDAYLRMSSVAQLYGIGFAVVEADDLHLPAAPAREVRAAREAGTR; encoded by the coding sequence ATGAAGCGGACAGATTCCGGCATCCGCAGGAATCCGATGCCGTCCCTGCTCAGGTCCCTGATGAACGACCATCTGGACCCCGGGTACGAAGGCGCCGCCGAGGACCGTGAGCAGGGCCATTCCCGGCAGACTCGCGTCGGCCGGCAGGTGTGGATCGCGATCGGTGCACTGCTTGTTGGTCTCGTGCTGTCGGTCGCGTACCGGCAGGCCACCGAGCGAATCCCCGGCACCGAGCAGGTGCGCTCCGAACTTCTCGGCAAGGTGCACGACGCCGAGGATCGCGCGGGCGCTCTCGCCGGCACCCGGGACACACTGTCGGGGCAGGCCGACGACGCCCGTGCCACCGCGCTGGCGGGCGACGCCCGCGGTGCGGCGCTGCTCGGCGAGCTCCGTGGCCTCGAAGGCGACGCCGCACTCGAGGCCGTGCACGGCCCGGGCCTGGCGGTGACCTTGACGGACCCGGCGGCCAAACCCAACCTGTCCGATTCGTCGCAGCGCAGCGTCGGAGGGAAGGCCGTGGTGCTCGATCGCGACCTGCAGTCGGTGGTCAATTCGCTGTGGGCGAGCGGTGCGGAGGCCATCGCGGTCGGCGACGTCCGGGTGGGGCCGTCCGTGACGATCCGGCAGGCCGGTGGCGCAATGCTCGTGGACAATCAGCCGGTGTTCTCGCCCTATGTGGTGTCGGCGATCGGCCCCCAGGGGCCGATGCAGACCGGATTCGTCGTGAGCGACGCCTACCTGCGGATGTCCAGCGTGGCGCAGCTGTACGGCATCGGATTCGCGGTGGTGGAGGCCGACGATCTCCACCTGCCCGCTGCCCCGGCGCGGGAAGTGCGTGCGGCCCGGGAAGCAGGAACACGATGA
- a CDS encoding DUF5938 domain-containing protein encodes MTDKKPVIVYGVSGYTGRLVCEYLREFAIPFVAAGRDKKRIQEVLDRIPGLDTVDHEVVEVEHTVPALTELFSGARVVSNMVGPFIKHGAVVVEAALAAGCHYTDTTGEQDWVLDVQAKFGDKYAEKGLLLSPGVAQMYTTGEIAANIALETPGLDTLDILVLWKGFPTYASTQTIFTILKADWYYLEQNRYAKWDPGTTFDVVVPGQHQMALALPWGGTCHPVWFKDDPRVANVKAAGGVFDRSVMEGVVATQKMVEEQIKTLPADEQDAALAEIAGSVQAGMPPRENPRVNTSLDSVYASGPLGRAHCVIHGNCNYKQTGLLQAYAAYSLLQQPPKKTGLASACQAFGHRELLGILRSFGLVMEPVLTVQK; translated from the coding sequence ATGACCGACAAGAAACCCGTCATCGTCTACGGAGTCTCCGGATACACGGGACGACTCGTGTGTGAGTATCTGCGGGAGTTCGCCATTCCGTTCGTCGCCGCAGGCCGGGACAAGAAGCGGATCCAGGAAGTACTCGACCGCATCCCCGGACTCGACACCGTCGACCACGAGGTGGTCGAGGTCGAGCACACCGTCCCGGCGCTGACCGAACTGTTCAGTGGGGCACGGGTGGTCAGCAACATGGTCGGCCCGTTCATCAAACACGGCGCCGTCGTCGTGGAGGCGGCCCTCGCCGCAGGATGCCATTACACCGACACGACCGGTGAGCAGGACTGGGTTCTGGACGTGCAGGCGAAGTTCGGCGACAAATACGCAGAGAAGGGCCTGTTGCTGTCTCCCGGCGTCGCGCAGATGTACACGACCGGCGAGATCGCCGCGAACATCGCACTGGAGACGCCGGGGTTGGACACACTCGACATCCTGGTGCTGTGGAAGGGTTTTCCCACCTACGCGTCCACGCAGACGATCTTCACGATCCTCAAGGCCGACTGGTACTACCTGGAGCAGAACCGGTACGCGAAGTGGGACCCCGGTACCACATTCGACGTCGTCGTTCCGGGACAGCACCAGATGGCGCTCGCACTGCCCTGGGGCGGCACCTGCCATCCGGTGTGGTTCAAGGACGATCCGCGGGTGGCCAACGTGAAGGCGGCAGGCGGTGTGTTCGATCGCTCCGTGATGGAGGGCGTCGTCGCGACGCAGAAGATGGTCGAGGAGCAGATCAAGACCCTCCCGGCGGACGAGCAGGACGCGGCGCTCGCGGAGATCGCCGGTTCCGTGCAGGCCGGGATGCCGCCGCGGGAGAACCCGCGGGTCAACACCTCCCTCGACTCCGTGTACGCGTCGGGGCCGCTGGGTCGTGCGCACTGCGTCATCCACGGCAACTGCAATTACAAGCAGACCGGCCTCCTGCAGGCGTATGCCGCGTACTCCCTGCTGCAACAACCGCCGAAGAAGACCGGCCTCGCGTCGGCATGCCAGGCCTTCGGGCACCGCGAACTCCTGGGGATCCTGCGCAGCTTCGGCCTCGTGATGGAGCCCGTCCTCACCGTGCAGAAATGA
- a CDS encoding CoA pyrophosphatase yields MVTGHILSRELLAGALARFEPRIVDPTNRRSAAVVIAVMNDGAGGQAVPLTKRPSKMRAHPGQFALPGGGVDPGETGEDAARRELHEELGLDVEPSAVLGRLDDYVTRSGYVITPFVVWSDQPITSLVPNREEVAEVFSVAVPEIDAEPRFVEIPESSKPVIQWPFRRHLVHAPTGAVVYQFREVALHGRHTRIDGFDQPVFAWR; encoded by the coding sequence ATGGTGACTGGGCACATACTCAGCAGGGAACTGCTCGCCGGCGCGCTGGCGCGCTTCGAACCCCGGATAGTGGACCCCACGAATCGACGGTCCGCGGCGGTCGTGATCGCCGTGATGAACGACGGCGCCGGCGGTCAAGCCGTTCCGCTGACCAAACGTCCGAGCAAGATGCGCGCCCATCCGGGCCAGTTCGCGTTGCCCGGCGGCGGGGTGGATCCGGGGGAGACCGGCGAGGACGCGGCCCGACGGGAATTGCACGAGGAACTCGGACTGGACGTGGAGCCGTCCGCGGTGCTCGGCAGGCTCGACGACTACGTCACCCGATCCGGATACGTCATCACACCGTTCGTCGTGTGGTCGGATCAGCCGATCACGTCGCTCGTCCCCAATCGCGAGGAAGTGGCGGAAGTGTTCTCGGTGGCCGTGCCCGAGATCGATGCCGAGCCGCGTTTCGTCGAGATTCCCGAATCGTCGAAACCGGTGATTCAGTGGCCGTTTCGGCGCCACCTCGTGCACGCCCCGACCGGCGCGGTCGTATACCAGTTCCGGGAGGTCGCGCTGCACGGGCGGCACACCCGGATCGACGGTTTCGACCAGCCTGTCTTCGCCTGGCGTTAG